One genomic window of Micrococcus flavus includes the following:
- a CDS encoding methionine ABC transporter ATP-binding protein — MLEIVDLHKRYELKTGRPVEVLKGIDLTVPDGSITAVVGPSGAGKSTLSRCISLLEMPSSGQILVDGRNLSELSGRALRDSRRSIGTIFQHSALLRRITVAENVALPLRNLGVEHGEMEARVAELLERVDLLHKADAYPGQLSGGQAQRVGIARALALRPRILLSDESTSGLDPRSTHQILRLLTELRADLGVSIVLITHEMEAVRAAADEVAFLDHGRIAEHGRVADLIGRGDSPAAGQLLPVHPVERVPGVRTVLRVSLGSVPVDPAWFGDLARAVSAGVSLLGGTLEDHGTRPLGRLVIGLDTDDQRQVAAAVAVLDAAGLRVIVEGGADVPVRGRPADADLTREVAGVAA; from the coding sequence GTGCTGGAGATCGTCGATCTGCACAAGAGATACGAGTTGAAGACCGGGCGACCGGTCGAGGTGTTGAAGGGCATCGACCTGACGGTGCCGGACGGATCCATCACCGCCGTGGTCGGTCCGTCGGGGGCCGGCAAGTCCACCCTGTCCCGCTGCATCTCCCTCCTGGAGATGCCCTCCTCCGGGCAGATCCTCGTAGACGGGCGCAACCTGTCCGAGCTCTCCGGGCGTGCGCTGCGGGACAGCCGCCGCTCGATCGGGACGATCTTCCAGCACTCGGCGCTGCTGCGCCGGATCACCGTCGCTGAGAACGTCGCACTGCCGCTGCGCAACCTCGGAGTGGAGCACGGGGAGATGGAGGCGCGGGTGGCGGAGCTCCTGGAACGGGTGGATCTGCTGCACAAGGCGGACGCCTACCCCGGCCAGCTCTCGGGTGGTCAGGCGCAGCGGGTCGGCATCGCCCGGGCGCTCGCTCTTCGACCTCGCATCCTCCTCTCGGACGAGTCCACCTCAGGTCTCGATCCGCGCTCGACCCATCAGATCCTCCGCCTCCTCACCGAGCTGCGCGCCGACCTCGGAGTCTCGATCGTCCTCATCACCCACGAGATGGAGGCCGTCCGGGCCGCGGCCGACGAGGTGGCCTTCCTGGACCACGGGCGGATCGCGGAGCACGGACGGGTCGCCGACCTGATCGGACGCGGGGACTCTCCGGCGGCCGGCCAGCTCCTGCCCGTCCACCCGGTGGAGCGGGTGCCCGGTGTGCGCACCGTCCTGCGCGTCTCCCTGGGCTCCGTCCCCGTCGACCCCGCTTGGTTCGGCGACCTCGCCCGCGCCGTGTCCGCGGGGGTGAGCCTGCTGGGCGGCACCCTCGAGGACCACGGCACCCGTCCGCTCGGCCGGCTGGTGATCGGGCTCGACACCGACGATCAGCGGCAGGTCGCCGCCGCCGTCGCGGTTCTGGACGCCGCCGGGCTCCGGGTGATCGTGGAGGGCGGTGCCGACGTGCCCGTGCGCGGGCGTCCGGCCGACGCCGACCTGACGCGTGAGGTCGCAGGGGTCGCGGCATGA
- a CDS encoding IS5 family transposase (programmed frameshift), translating to MSRFQMLSDAQWELIAPMLPTRTGRAGRPFADARTMVEAIIYRYRCGIAWRDLPEVYGPWQTVWTWHRRLAEKGTWDTVLATLTAAADAEGLIDWSVSVDSTIARAHQHATNITRHTGGGSNYKNPREEPADHGIGRSRGGLSTKIHQLVDGTGLPLVSLITPGQAGDSPMLLPLLEQLRVPRPVGRPRTRPEAVLGDKAYSSRAIRTHLRARGIKAVIPEPADQQGHRRRRGARGGRPVSLDADAYKGRNVIERQYAHLKQWRGLATRYDKYAIIYRAAVVLNAVLAWSKRLSDMP from the exons ATGTCCCGGTTCCAGATGCTCTCCGACGCCCAATGGGAGTTGATCGCCCCGATGCTCCCGACCCGGACCGGCCGCGCCGGCAGGCCGTTCGCCGACGCCCGCACCATGGTGGAGGCGATCATCTACCGGTACCGGTGCGGAATCGCTTGGAGGGATCTGCCCGAGGTCTACGGGCCCTGGCAGACCGTGTGGACCTGGCATCGGCGCTTGGCCGAAAAAGGCACATGGGACACGGTGCTGGCCACGCTGACCGCCGCCGCTGACGCCGAAGGCCTGATCGATTGGTCGGTCTCGGTGGACTCCACGATCGCCCGCGCCCACCAGCACGCGACGAACATCACCCGCCACACAGGGGGA GGATCGAACTACAAGAATCCGCGTGAGGAGCCGGCCGATCACGGCATCGGGCGCTCCCGTGGCGGGCTGAGCACGAAGATCCATCAGCTCGTCGATGGGACCGGGCTGCCGCTGGTCAGCCTGATCACCCCCGGCCAGGCAGGGGACTCCCCGATGCTGCTTCCTCTTCTGGAGCAGCTGCGCGTGCCCCGGCCAGTAGGGCGGCCCCGGACCCGCCCCGAGGCCGTGCTGGGCGATAAGGCGTACTCCTCCCGGGCGATCCGCACCCACCTACGTGCCCGTGGGATCAAAGCGGTCATCCCCGAACCGGCCGACCAGCAGGGCCACCGCAGACGGCGCGGTGCCCGCGGCGGGCGCCCCGTCAGCCTCGACGCGGACGCCTACAAGGGCCGCAACGTCATCGAGCGTCAGTACGCTCACCTGAAGCAGTGGCGGGGTCTGGCGACCCGGTATGACAAGTACGCGATCATCTACAGGGCCGCTGTGGTCCTGAATGCTGTGCTCGCGTGGTCAAAACGATTGTCAGACATGCCCTAG
- a CDS encoding ABC transporter ATP-binding protein, giving the protein MPAHTLSPADRSPRTANRPADAAATAPAPRRDSLGVAFHGVGRTFSTANGPRVVLRDVDLTVSPGEVLAIIGASGCGKSTLLRAVGGLDSGFDGRLLIGGSPVLPFDERTAVGFQEPRLLPWRTIRRNVELGLPRGLNRAEGRERVQHLLELVGLAPFADHRPREVSGGMAQRASLARALARRPGVLLLDEPFGALDALTRLKMQDLLLDVHAATGTTVLLVTHDVEEALQLADRVLLLSRPQTDRGQPAPAPGATVGRIVEVPGTRPRDRADADLARLRSELLAGLGIASHSH; this is encoded by the coding sequence ATGCCTGCACACACCCTCAGCCCCGCTGACCGATCCCCCAGGACCGCGAACCGTCCGGCGGACGCCGCCGCGACAGCCCCCGCGCCTCGACGGGACAGCCTCGGCGTCGCCTTCCACGGCGTCGGGCGCACCTTCAGCACGGCGAACGGACCGCGCGTCGTGCTGCGGGACGTGGACCTCACGGTGTCCCCCGGAGAGGTGCTGGCGATCATCGGCGCCTCCGGCTGCGGCAAGTCCACGCTGCTGCGCGCCGTCGGTGGGCTGGACAGCGGCTTCGACGGCCGGCTCCTGATCGGCGGCTCCCCCGTGCTGCCGTTCGATGAGCGCACCGCCGTCGGCTTCCAGGAGCCCCGTCTGCTGCCCTGGCGCACGATCCGTCGCAACGTGGAGCTGGGTCTGCCCCGTGGGCTGAACCGCGCCGAGGGCCGCGAGCGCGTCCAGCACCTGCTCGAACTCGTCGGCCTGGCCCCGTTCGCGGACCACCGGCCGCGCGAGGTCTCCGGTGGCATGGCGCAACGGGCGTCCCTGGCCCGCGCGTTGGCCCGCCGCCCCGGCGTCCTCCTGCTCGACGAGCCCTTCGGAGCGCTCGACGCCCTCACCCGGCTCAAGATGCAGGACCTGCTGCTGGACGTCCACGCCGCCACCGGCACCACCGTGCTGCTCGTGACGCACGACGTCGAGGAGGCCCTCCAGTTGGCCGACCGGGTCCTTCTGCTCTCCCGCCCCCAGACGGATCGCGGGCAGCCCGCCCCCGCCCCCGGGGCCACGGTCGGACGGATCGTCGAGGTCCCCGGCACCCGGCCGCGCGACCGCGCCGACGCCGACCTCGCCCGCCTGCGCTCCGAGCTCCTCGCGGGCCTGGGCATCGCTTCCCACTCCCACTGA
- a CDS encoding aliphatic sulfonate ABC transporter substrate-binding protein, with protein MRTLRPALPLTALLAASALALTACAGEDAPSAAGSSAGTAAASQTLSIDFATYNPLSLVIKDQGWLEEELSDDGVTVEWVQSAGSNKANEALRSGAIDVGSTAGSAALLNRANGAPIKTIVVANQPEWSALLTGPDSDITSIEQLEGRSVAATKGTDPYFFLIQALEGAGVEPSSVTVQNLQHADGRAALENGSVDAWAGLDPIMAAAEANGARFVHRDPDLNSYSVVNATEDFLTESPETAQVVADTYERARRWAVENPEETARILAEVAGLEESVATQVIAERTNLDISPVPGKDQRRVLSAIGPIFVDTGDVPDQEQVDEALETLFDPTFAEKAESK; from the coding sequence ATGCGCACCCTTCGCCCTGCCCTCCCCCTGACCGCCCTGCTCGCCGCCTCCGCCCTCGCGCTCACGGCCTGCGCCGGAGAGGACGCCCCGTCCGCCGCCGGCTCGAGCGCCGGAACGGCCGCCGCGTCCCAGACGCTGTCCATCGACTTCGCGACCTACAACCCCCTCTCCCTGGTCATCAAGGACCAGGGGTGGCTTGAGGAGGAGCTCTCCGACGACGGCGTCACGGTGGAATGGGTGCAGTCGGCCGGTTCGAACAAGGCCAACGAGGCCCTGCGGTCGGGCGCGATCGACGTCGGCTCCACCGCAGGCTCCGCGGCCCTCCTCAACCGGGCCAACGGGGCGCCGATCAAGACCATCGTCGTCGCGAACCAGCCGGAGTGGTCCGCACTCCTGACCGGGCCGGACTCCGACATCACGTCCATCGAGCAGCTCGAGGGTCGGTCGGTGGCCGCGACCAAGGGCACCGACCCGTACTTCTTCCTGATCCAGGCCCTCGAGGGCGCGGGGGTCGAGCCGTCCTCGGTCACGGTGCAGAACCTCCAGCACGCGGACGGACGCGCAGCCCTGGAGAACGGCTCCGTGGACGCGTGGGCCGGGCTCGATCCGATCATGGCCGCCGCCGAGGCGAACGGGGCGCGGTTCGTGCACCGCGACCCCGACCTGAACAGCTACAGCGTGGTGAACGCCACGGAGGACTTCCTCACGGAGAGCCCGGAGACGGCGCAGGTGGTCGCCGACACGTACGAGCGCGCGCGCCGGTGGGCCGTCGAGAACCCCGAGGAGACGGCCCGGATCCTGGCCGAGGTCGCCGGCCTGGAGGAGTCGGTGGCCACCCAGGTCATCGCGGAGCGGACCAACCTGGACATCTCACCCGTGCCCGGCAAGGACCAGCGGAGGGTGCTCTCCGCCATCGGCCCGATCTTCGTCGACACGGGCGACGTCCCCGATCAGGAGCAGGTCGACGAGGCGCTCGAGACCCTCTTCGATCCGACCTTCGCCGAGAAGGCCGAGTCGAAGTGA
- a CDS encoding ABC transporter permease, translated as MSASTTVGAPETTPTPAGAPRPEALSRPGVRAAVGLAVPVLLLLAWWAATAAGAFSAVQLPSPQAVVRAGADLAGRGDLWTHIGISTQRVLLGFAIGAVLGLAVGSALGLSRWADALLAPLIGALRAVPSLAWVPLLILWMQIGEDSKVTLIAIGAFFPVFTTVHSALRHVDPHLVEAGRAFGYHGLSLLRTVQLPAVVPAVFSGLRLALAQAWLFLVAAELIASSMGLGFLLTDSQNNGRTDRLILAIILLAVLGKVSDWGLGLVERWALRRWS; from the coding sequence GTGAGCGCGTCCACGACCGTCGGCGCCCCCGAGACGACGCCGACCCCTGCGGGCGCGCCGCGTCCGGAGGCGCTGTCCCGACCGGGAGTGCGCGCCGCCGTCGGACTCGCGGTCCCCGTGCTGCTCCTGCTGGCGTGGTGGGCCGCCACCGCGGCGGGTGCCTTCTCGGCGGTGCAGCTGCCCTCCCCGCAGGCGGTCGTTCGGGCCGGGGCCGACCTGGCCGGACGCGGCGATCTGTGGACCCACATCGGGATCTCGACGCAGCGCGTGCTGCTGGGCTTCGCGATCGGCGCGGTCCTCGGCCTGGCCGTGGGATCGGCCCTGGGGCTGTCCCGCTGGGCGGACGCCCTGCTGGCCCCGCTGATCGGAGCGTTGCGGGCCGTGCCGTCCCTCGCCTGGGTGCCCCTGCTGATCCTGTGGATGCAGATCGGCGAGGACTCGAAGGTCACCCTGATCGCGATCGGTGCGTTCTTCCCCGTGTTCACCACTGTCCACTCCGCGCTGCGGCACGTCGACCCGCATCTCGTGGAAGCGGGCCGCGCGTTCGGCTACCACGGGCTCTCGCTCCTGCGGACGGTGCAGCTGCCGGCCGTGGTGCCCGCCGTGTTCTCCGGCCTGCGGCTGGCCCTCGCCCAGGCCTGGCTGTTCCTGGTGGCTGCGGAGCTGATCGCCTCCTCCATGGGGCTGGGCTTCCTGCTCACGGATTCGCAGAACAACGGCCGGACGGACCGGCTAATCCTCGCGATCATCCTGCTCGCGGTGCTCGGGAAGGTGTCCGACTGGGGGCTCGGCCTCGTGGAGCGCTGGGCGCTGCGCCGCTGGAGCTGA
- a CDS encoding acyl-CoA dehydrogenase — MTSYADLAARYADALDAVGHGERAREVGRHLPFAVQQGLRESGFGRVGVPVADGGEGGGSETVLRLLMDLAGRDVNTAHLWRSHLVFIATVLDQPARLRGPWLRRVVAGDWAGSALAERAGAAPGRAATRAARDEGGTWVVTGQKYYATGTAFATWTIATVGIDGAGLVSRRNSKRAGGVVREPDRAVAVVRVRQPRVRVKDDWDGFGQRLTATGSVILDGAAAEDLLEVPRADGPVPVFLEATLLALLAGVGRAALAEGAELLRTRRRTFNTGTADVPAQDPQLLEIMGQLAGQQAAAEEMVRAIGRLLDEAAEAAPGHGDDDAAPAWDAALVQEAMAAAYRAQAVVPSAVLDVCTRIFDTLGASATSAALQLDRHWRNARTLATHDPAAFKVRMAGDWLVNGTPPVAYTSAGDVAEEV; from the coding sequence ATGACCAGCTACGCCGACCTCGCCGCCCGCTACGCCGACGCCCTCGACGCCGTGGGGCACGGTGAACGCGCCCGCGAGGTCGGCCGGCACCTGCCCTTCGCGGTGCAGCAGGGGCTGCGCGAGTCGGGCTTCGGCCGCGTGGGGGTGCCCGTGGCGGACGGCGGCGAGGGCGGCGGGTCCGAGACCGTGCTGCGGCTGCTCATGGACCTCGCCGGCCGGGACGTGAACACCGCCCACCTGTGGCGCTCGCATCTGGTGTTCATCGCCACCGTGCTGGACCAGCCGGCCCGGCTGCGCGGGCCCTGGCTGCGCCGGGTCGTGGCGGGCGACTGGGCCGGCTCCGCGCTGGCCGAGCGGGCGGGCGCGGCCCCGGGCCGGGCCGCCACCCGTGCCGCGCGAGACGAGGGCGGCACCTGGGTGGTCACGGGGCAGAAGTACTACGCCACCGGCACGGCCTTCGCCACGTGGACCATCGCCACGGTGGGCATCGACGGCGCCGGGCTCGTCTCCCGCCGCAACTCCAAGCGCGCCGGGGGCGTGGTCCGCGAGCCGGACCGGGCGGTCGCCGTCGTGCGCGTGCGTCAGCCGCGGGTGCGCGTGAAGGACGACTGGGACGGCTTCGGCCAGCGCCTCACCGCCACCGGCTCCGTGATCCTGGACGGCGCCGCGGCCGAGGACCTGCTCGAGGTGCCCCGCGCGGACGGGCCCGTGCCCGTCTTCCTCGAGGCCACCCTGCTGGCGCTGCTGGCCGGCGTCGGGCGGGCGGCGCTCGCGGAGGGCGCCGAGCTGCTGCGCACCCGCCGCCGCACCTTCAACACGGGCACCGCCGACGTCCCCGCCCAGGACCCCCAGCTGCTGGAGATCATGGGCCAGCTGGCCGGGCAGCAGGCCGCGGCGGAGGAGATGGTGCGCGCCATCGGTCGCCTGCTGGATGAGGCCGCGGAGGCCGCCCCGGGACACGGCGACGACGACGCCGCCCCCGCCTGGGACGCCGCCCTGGTGCAGGAGGCCATGGCCGCCGCCTACCGCGCGCAGGCCGTGGTCCCGAGCGCCGTGCTGGACGTGTGCACGCGCATCTTCGACACCCTTGGCGCCTCGGCGACCTCCGCGGCACTGCAGCTGGACAGGCACTGGCGCAACGCCCGCACCCTCGCCACCCACGACCCGGCCGCGTTCAAGGTGCGCATGGCCGGGGACTGGCTGGTCAACGGCACCCCGCCCGTGGCCTACACCTCCGCGGGGGACGTCGCCGAGGAGGTGTGA
- a CDS encoding LLM class flavin-dependent oxidoreductase — MTAVPAPHPHDSEAQSVPAPVPFRLCAFDMMTPVHQSPGLWRHPESRIAAFDRLSYWTDLARTLEGGGFSALFLADILGLYDVYGGGVDATVRGGVQWPLLDPFTAVSAMGAVTDRLGFGVTASVTYEQPYLLARTLASLDHFTAGRIGWNIVTSYQDSAARNLGLEQQLPHDERYDRADEYLDAIYRQFEGSVEPGAVRADAVAGIFADPAKVHPTGADGEHVRVPGVALAHPGPQGTPFLFQAGGSPRGRRFAREHAEAAFYIGPTTAHVRRFVDQTRSELQTAGREPGAIRVFAMVTVVVSETDEEAQARLVGYREHVDIEGALALFGGWTGVDLSGLDPDVPLEHVENEASRTALAAFTTESPDRVWTVREVAEFVSIGGRGPVIVGSPATVADELQRWRDQTGVDGFNICAAVRPADLERFSALVSPELRRRGLLREPEAGRTLRENLTGDGPRLPAGHRGVRFRPGRS, encoded by the coding sequence ATGACCGCTGTGCCCGCCCCGCATCCCCACGACTCCGAGGCCCAGTCTGTGCCCGCCCCTGTCCCGTTCCGTCTCTGCGCGTTCGACATGATGACGCCGGTGCACCAGTCCCCGGGGCTGTGGCGCCACCCGGAGTCCCGGATCGCCGCGTTCGACCGGCTTTCCTACTGGACGGACCTGGCCCGCACCCTGGAGGGCGGCGGCTTCTCCGCCCTGTTCCTCGCGGACATCCTCGGCCTCTACGACGTCTACGGCGGCGGGGTGGACGCCACCGTCCGCGGCGGCGTGCAGTGGCCGCTGCTGGACCCGTTCACGGCGGTCTCCGCGATGGGCGCCGTGACGGACCGCCTCGGGTTCGGCGTCACCGCCTCCGTCACCTACGAGCAGCCGTACCTGCTGGCTCGCACCCTCGCGTCGCTCGACCACTTCACGGCAGGGCGGATCGGCTGGAACATCGTCACCAGCTACCAGGACTCCGCGGCCCGCAACCTGGGGCTTGAGCAGCAGCTGCCGCATGACGAGCGCTACGACCGGGCCGACGAGTACCTCGATGCGATCTACCGCCAGTTCGAGGGCTCCGTGGAGCCGGGCGCGGTCCGCGCCGACGCCGTGGCCGGGATCTTCGCGGACCCGGCGAAGGTCCACCCCACCGGCGCCGACGGCGAGCACGTCCGCGTGCCCGGTGTCGCCCTGGCGCATCCGGGCCCGCAGGGCACCCCGTTCCTGTTCCAGGCCGGCGGCTCCCCGCGCGGCCGCCGGTTCGCCCGGGAGCATGCCGAGGCCGCCTTCTACATCGGCCCGACGACGGCGCACGTCCGCCGCTTCGTGGACCAGACGCGCTCGGAGCTGCAGACGGCCGGGCGCGAGCCGGGCGCGATCCGGGTGTTCGCCATGGTCACCGTGGTGGTCTCCGAGACGGACGAGGAGGCGCAGGCCCGGCTGGTGGGCTACCGGGAGCATGTGGACATCGAGGGGGCCCTCGCGCTCTTCGGCGGCTGGACCGGCGTGGACCTGTCTGGGCTGGACCCGGATGTCCCCCTCGAGCATGTAGAGAACGAGGCTTCCCGGACGGCGCTCGCGGCATTCACCACCGAGTCACCGGACCGGGTGTGGACGGTGCGGGAGGTGGCGGAGTTTGTCAGCATCGGCGGCCGCGGCCCGGTGATCGTCGGATCGCCGGCCACCGTGGCGGACGAGCTGCAGCGGTGGCGGGACCAGACCGGAGTGGACGGGTTCAACATCTGCGCCGCCGTCCGCCCGGCGGACCTGGAGCGGTTCTCCGCCCTCGTGAGCCCGGAGCTGCGCCGTCGCGGGCTGCTCCGTGAGCCCGAAGCCGGCAGGACCCTGCGGGAGAACCTCACCGGGGACGGCCCCCGGCTGCCCGCCGGCCACCGGGGTGTGCGGTTCCGCCCCGGGCGCTCCTGA
- a CDS encoding MFS transporter: MSAQTVQSIRRTRLRAVFGSFVGTTIEWYDFYLYGLAAALVFNVQFFPGSTPLGGSIASFATLAVGVVVRPLGGILAGHFGDRVGRKSLLVVSLVVMGVASVGIGLLPTFEQVGWWSVVGLVLLRCLQGLSAGMEWGGAALTSVEHAPAGRRGFFGSFTQVGSSAGMLLATGAFTVTTALSTPEQFAAFGWRIPFLASAVLVVVGLLIRLGVEDAEEFRQLREADGVSSAPVLELLRHHTRPVLVTAGLRLGQNGLYYLVTTYLVSYLVLKGLDSSVLLEATMIASAIGLISTPFWGALSDRYGRRRVSQLGYCLTAVAGWVLFFVAEAGALSLLPLVVVLVINVAHDSVYGPQAAWFAEQFPVRVRYSGVNLGYQLGTVVGGGFAPFIAALLFQAGNGTPWLIAAYLTLLAVLSLAASVLARDPRGADDVDLVGAGDPRVPEARPAPATPSAEDHPTDHLVTQEAR; the protein is encoded by the coding sequence ATGAGCGCGCAGACCGTCCAGAGCATCCGCCGCACCCGGCTGCGGGCCGTGTTCGGCTCGTTCGTGGGCACCACCATCGAGTGGTACGACTTCTACCTCTACGGCCTCGCCGCGGCGCTCGTGTTCAACGTCCAGTTCTTCCCCGGCTCCACACCTCTGGGCGGATCGATCGCCTCCTTCGCGACCCTGGCTGTCGGTGTGGTCGTTCGCCCCCTGGGCGGCATCCTCGCCGGGCACTTCGGCGACCGCGTCGGACGCAAGTCGCTCCTGGTGGTCTCCCTGGTGGTCATGGGGGTGGCCTCCGTGGGCATCGGCCTGCTGCCGACCTTCGAGCAGGTCGGATGGTGGTCCGTCGTCGGGCTGGTGCTGCTGCGCTGCCTGCAGGGCCTGTCCGCCGGCATGGAGTGGGGCGGCGCCGCCCTGACGTCCGTGGAGCACGCTCCGGCCGGCCGGCGCGGCTTCTTCGGCTCCTTCACCCAGGTCGGATCCTCGGCCGGCATGCTCCTGGCCACCGGTGCCTTCACCGTCACCACGGCGCTGAGCACGCCGGAGCAGTTCGCGGCGTTCGGCTGGCGCATCCCGTTCCTGGCCTCCGCCGTGCTCGTGGTGGTCGGCCTGCTCATCCGCCTCGGCGTGGAGGACGCGGAGGAGTTCCGGCAGCTGCGGGAGGCCGACGGCGTCAGCAGCGCCCCGGTGCTGGAGCTGCTGCGCCACCACACCCGCCCGGTGCTGGTCACCGCCGGCCTGCGCCTGGGGCAGAACGGCCTCTACTACCTGGTGACCACCTACCTGGTCAGCTATCTGGTGCTGAAGGGTCTGGACAGCTCGGTCCTGCTGGAGGCCACCATGATCGCCTCGGCGATCGGCCTGATCTCCACCCCGTTCTGGGGAGCCCTGTCCGACCGGTACGGACGGCGCCGCGTGTCCCAGCTCGGCTACTGCCTGACCGCGGTGGCCGGGTGGGTCCTGTTCTTCGTGGCCGAGGCCGGGGCCCTGTCCCTGCTGCCGCTGGTGGTGGTGCTCGTGATCAACGTTGCCCATGACTCCGTGTACGGCCCGCAGGCCGCGTGGTTCGCCGAGCAGTTCCCGGTCCGCGTGCGCTACTCCGGCGTGAATCTCGGATACCAGCTCGGCACCGTGGTGGGCGGAGGATTCGCCCCGTTCATCGCCGCCCTGCTCTTCCAGGCGGGCAACGGCACCCCGTGGCTGATCGCCGCCTACCTCACCCTGCTGGCGGTGCTGTCCCTGGCGGCCTCCGTCCTCGCCCGTGACCCCCGCGGCGCCGACGACGTGGACCTGGTCGGCGCCGGCGACCCCCGCGTTCCGGAGGCTCGTCCCGCCCCTGCCACCCCCTCCGCCGAGGACCACCCGACCGACCACCTCGTGACCCAGGAGGCCCGATGA